A stretch of the Anaerolineae bacterium genome encodes the following:
- a CDS encoding cation diffusion facilitator family transporter, translating to MAERVLTGQLGQISLWAVCGMLLALPVNLFILWWEARQGRVLQSEVLLADTAHTRTDVFITISVIVALVGVRLGAVWLDPLAAVVVVGFILRAAWGIVSEAARYLADTRVVDHDSVVRLAQEVPEVQLVHRVRSRRKSGAAFVDLYVKVSPEMSTEQAHAIATEVEKRLRQQCRGWPTPSCTSSLPMPRIPFPPGSKRCCGAPHRRWVGVGPA from the coding sequence GCCAGATTTCGCTGTGGGCGGTGTGCGGCATGTTGCTGGCGCTGCCGGTCAATCTGTTCATCTTGTGGTGGGAGGCCCGGCAGGGGCGGGTGTTGCAGTCGGAAGTGCTGCTGGCCGATACGGCCCACACCCGCACGGATGTGTTCATCACGATTTCGGTCATTGTGGCGTTGGTGGGGGTGCGGTTGGGGGCCGTCTGGCTGGACCCGCTGGCCGCTGTGGTGGTGGTCGGGTTCATCCTGCGCGCCGCCTGGGGGATCGTCAGCGAAGCCGCGCGCTACCTGGCCGACACGCGGGTGGTGGATCATGATTCGGTGGTTCGCCTGGCCCAGGAGGTGCCCGAGGTGCAATTGGTGCACCGCGTGCGTTCCCGCAGAAAGTCCGGCGCGGCGTTCGTGGATCTGTATGTCAAGGTTTCCCCTGAGATGAGCACCGAGCAGGCCCACGCCATCGCCACCGAGGTGGAAAAACGTCTGCGGCAGCAGTGCCGGGGGTGGCCGACGCCATCGTGCACATCGAGCCTGCCCATGCCCCGGATACCCTTTCCACCTGGCAGCAAACGTTGCTGCGGTGCGCCGCATCGCCGATGGGTTGGGGTTGGGCCTGCATGA